In one window of Janthinobacterium sp. 1_2014MBL_MicDiv DNA:
- the hutC gene encoding histidine utilization repressor → MDDHITQENTPIFQRIKDFLLAGIAAGRWKEGDVIPSEQALVKQFGVSRMTVNRAVRELTSEQVLTRRQGSGTYVAQQKYQATLLEIKSIADEVRARGHIHRSSLQLLERTKASDLLAKQFGMVPEHPLFHSLIVHFENGVPIQVEDRWVNPDCAPDYMTQDFASITPNEYLMAAAPLQGATYSIEALSAPRDIAEMLAIDTKQACLVLRRQTRSGGKIASIATMWHPGHRYQFAGSFA, encoded by the coding sequence TTGGACGATCACATTACACAAGAAAATACGCCCATTTTCCAGCGCATCAAGGATTTTCTGCTGGCCGGCATCGCCGCCGGGCGCTGGAAGGAAGGTGACGTCATTCCTTCCGAGCAAGCGCTGGTGAAGCAATTCGGCGTTTCGCGCATGACCGTCAACCGCGCCGTGCGCGAACTGACCAGCGAGCAGGTGCTGACGCGGCGCCAGGGATCGGGCACTTATGTGGCGCAGCAAAAATACCAGGCGACCTTGTTGGAAATCAAGAGCATCGCCGATGAAGTGCGCGCGCGCGGGCATATCCACCGCAGCAGCTTGCAGTTGCTGGAACGCACCAAGGCGTCGGACTTGCTGGCCAAGCAATTCGGCATGGTGCCGGAACACCCGCTGTTTCATTCGCTGATCGTGCACTTTGAAAACGGCGTGCCGATCCAGGTGGAAGACCGCTGGGTCAATCCCGACTGCGCGCCCGACTACATGACGCAGGACTTTGCCAGCATCACGCCGAACGAATACCTGATGGCGGCCGCACCCCTGCAGGGCGCCACCTACAGCATCGAGGCGCTGTCGGCGCCGCGCGACATCGCCGAAATGCTGGCCATCGACACGAAACAGGCGTGCCTGGTGCTGCGCCGCCAGACGCGCTCGGGCGGCAAGATCGCCTCGATCGCCACCATGTGGCATCCGGGCCACCGCTATCAGTTCGCCGGCAGCTTCGCCTGA
- a CDS encoding PAS domain-containing hybrid sensor histidine kinase/response regulator, whose product MLAAGIPLTLPALAQAAASVAAPVLLWPFAAASATALAGLACWQAWRWRQQVHHLRLPPDRMAGPHATQALRGAAMTGWTWRRQSDQLLFAPQYQDLLGDKNARLAHTLADWLAEVHRDDRARLSQIFHQHIDGQAPGSFSCEFRLRHSDGHWRWLLARGAVLTRASDGAATQASGIVCDISERKADEESRMRCMLEAAPEAMLVADIDGKVHYANQIGARCFGYPLAELIGMSLEQLVPESTASHSASDPQARHSLPGRVMMARRRDGTHFPAKVSLSPLRMAGQVFSIVSLRDMTQRQRAEEALHASSERYRLIVQTAAEGIWMTDGDGKTTFVNPKMAHMLGYTVQEMLGRPMLDFMDRDSQLLMQRRLASHGSLASQPDQVDFRFFRKDLSSLWGLLSSTSIQSDNGEPGGTLAMITDITERRQASIALSNSSQRMASVFGAVTNGLVVQDSRGHILESNAAAARMLAASPAGNSLWQAIREDGSAFDQRSHPVHITLSTGEAMRDVLMGVQQTDGSLSWLSVNTEAIRDEYGKVSMVVASLTDITYHKRSESALRELNEHLEERVAQRTEQLDQAKQVAEEASLAKGQFLANMSHEIRTPMNGVIGMAYLALKTELEPRQRDYLEKIRFAGEHLLGIIDDILDISKIEAGKLEIERVNFSFDHVVQTLMTVVAPRAAGKNLELVFEIDPQLPAVLVGDPLRLGQVLINYANNAIKFSEQGSITVKVHKVIGDAKHCLVRFEVCDHGIGLSQDEMSKLFQSFQQADTSTTREYGGTGLGLAICKQLAQLMGGDVGVDSRPGAGSTFWFTANLGISDQAAPAMLDSMVQTAAAMRASADAALVMRTLKHARILLVEDNTFNQQVALELLEEAGASVCLANNGEEALDLLRQTQFDCVLMDVQMPLMDGLQATRHIRADPQLAHLRVLAMTATATSEDRVRCLDAGMDDFISKPIQPAMMYQTIASWLPARETPPPPARSRAAPAFKTTLAGDPQVIDLSILAKLLGYNPEKVRKFAFKFLQTTQDGFGDIDAALARGDVHQVRELGHRIKSSARTVGALGLAELCHSLETLPPGEPAEEAERARRIVTRLWPLLEQITEQIMNNTSFANDD is encoded by the coding sequence ATGCTGGCTGCGGGCATCCCCCTGACCCTGCCCGCCTTGGCGCAGGCGGCCGCGTCCGTCGCCGCGCCTGTGCTGCTGTGGCCGTTTGCCGCGGCCAGCGCCACGGCCCTGGCGGGACTGGCTTGCTGGCAAGCCTGGCGCTGGCGGCAACAGGTGCATCACCTGCGGCTGCCGCCCGACCGCATGGCCGGGCCGCATGCCACGCAAGCCTTGCGCGGCGCGGCCATGACCGGCTGGACGTGGCGGCGCCAGTCCGACCAGCTGCTGTTCGCTCCCCAGTACCAGGATTTGCTCGGCGACAAGAACGCCAGGCTCGCGCACACGCTGGCCGATTGGCTGGCCGAAGTGCACCGCGATGACCGCGCACGCCTGAGCCAGATATTTCACCAGCATATAGACGGTCAGGCGCCTGGCAGCTTCAGCTGCGAATTTCGCCTGCGCCACAGCGATGGCCACTGGCGCTGGCTGCTGGCGCGCGGCGCCGTCCTGACGCGCGCCTCCGATGGCGCCGCCACCCAGGCCAGCGGCATCGTCTGCGACATCAGCGAGCGCAAGGCGGACGAGGAATCGCGCATGCGCTGCATGCTCGAAGCGGCACCCGAAGCGATGCTGGTGGCCGATATCGACGGCAAGGTGCACTACGCCAACCAGATCGGCGCGCGCTGCTTCGGCTACCCGCTGGCCGAACTGATCGGCATGTCGCTGGAGCAGCTGGTACCGGAAAGCACGGCCAGCCACTCGGCCAGCGACCCGCAAGCACGGCACAGCCTGCCAGGCAGGGTGATGATGGCGCGCCGCCGCGACGGCACGCATTTCCCGGCCAAGGTCAGCCTGTCGCCGCTGCGCATGGCCGGCCAGGTGTTTTCCATCGTCTCGCTGCGCGACATGACGCAGCGGCAACGCGCCGAGGAAGCGCTGCACGCCAGTTCGGAGCGCTATCGCCTGATCGTGCAGACGGCGGCCGAAGGCATCTGGATGACGGACGGGGATGGCAAGACCACCTTCGTCAACCCGAAGATGGCGCATATGCTCGGTTACACGGTGCAGGAAATGCTGGGCCGCCCCATGCTCGACTTCATGGACCGCGACAGCCAATTGCTGATGCAGCGCCGCCTGGCCAGCCACGGCAGCCTGGCCAGCCAGCCGGACCAGGTCGACTTCCGCTTCTTCCGCAAGGACCTGTCCAGCCTGTGGGGCTTGCTGTCGAGCACCAGCATCCAGTCCGACAATGGCGAGCCGGGCGGCACCCTGGCCATGATCACCGACATCACGGAACGGCGCCAGGCCTCGATCGCCCTGTCGAATTCCAGCCAGCGCATGGCGTCCGTCTTCGGCGCCGTGACGAATGGCCTGGTGGTGCAGGACAGCCGTGGCCACATACTGGAAAGCAATGCGGCCGCCGCGCGCATGCTGGCGGCCAGTCCGGCCGGCAACAGCCTGTGGCAAGCCATCCGCGAAGATGGTTCGGCCTTCGACCAGCGCAGCCACCCCGTGCACATCACGCTGTCGACGGGCGAAGCCATGCGCGACGTGCTGATGGGCGTGCAGCAAACGGACGGCAGCCTGTCATGGCTGTCCGTGAACACGGAAGCGATCCGCGACGAATACGGCAAGGTCAGCATGGTGGTGGCCAGCCTGACGGACATCACGTATCACAAGCGCAGCGAGAGCGCCTTGCGCGAGCTCAATGAACATCTGGAAGAACGGGTGGCGCAGCGCACGGAGCAGCTCGACCAGGCCAAGCAGGTGGCGGAAGAGGCGAGCCTGGCGAAAGGACAGTTCCTGGCCAACATGAGCCATGAAATCCGCACGCCGATGAATGGCGTGATCGGCATGGCCTACCTGGCGCTGAAGACGGAACTGGAACCGCGCCAGCGCGATTACCTGGAAAAGATCCGCTTTGCCGGAGAACACTTGCTGGGCATCATCGACGACATCCTCGACATTTCGAAGATCGAGGCGGGCAAGCTGGAAATCGAACGCGTCAACTTCAGCTTTGACCACGTGGTGCAGACGCTGATGACGGTGGTGGCGCCGCGCGCGGCCGGCAAGAACCTGGAACTGGTGTTTGAAATCGACCCGCAACTGCCGGCCGTGCTGGTGGGCGACCCCTTGCGCCTGGGGCAAGTACTGATCAACTACGCGAACAATGCCATCAAGTTCAGCGAACAGGGCAGCATCACGGTCAAGGTCCACAAGGTCATCGGCGACGCCAAGCACTGCCTGGTGCGCTTTGAAGTATGCGACCACGGCATCGGCCTGTCGCAGGATGAAATGAGCAAGCTGTTCCAGTCATTCCAGCAGGCCGACACGTCCACCACGCGCGAGTATGGCGGCACGGGCCTGGGCCTGGCCATCTGCAAGCAGCTGGCCCAGCTGATGGGCGGCGATGTCGGCGTCGACAGCCGTCCCGGCGCCGGCAGCACCTTCTGGTTCACGGCCAACCTGGGCATTTCCGACCAGGCGGCGCCGGCCATGCTCGACAGCATGGTGCAGACGGCGGCCGCCATGCGCGCCAGCGCCGATGCGGCCCTGGTGATGCGCACACTCAAGCATGCGCGCATCCTGCTGGTGGAAGACAACACCTTCAACCAGCAAGTGGCGCTGGAACTGCTGGAAGAAGCGGGCGCCTCCGTCTGCCTGGCCAACAATGGCGAGGAGGCGCTCGACCTGCTGCGCCAGACGCAGTTCGACTGCGTGCTGATGGACGTGCAGATGCCGCTGATGGACGGCTTGCAGGCGACGCGCCACATCCGCGCCGATCCGCAGCTGGCGCACCTGCGCGTGCTGGCCATGACGGCCACGGCCACCAGCGAAGACCGCGTGCGCTGCCTGGACGCCGGCATGGACGATTTCATTTCCAAGCCCATCCAGCCGGCCATGATGTACCAGACCATCGCCAGCTGGCTGCCGGCGCGCGAGACCCCGCCCCCGCCCGCCCGCAGCCGCGCCGCGCCCGCCTTCAAGACCACGCTGGCCGGCGATCCGCAAGTGATCGACCTGTCCATCCTGGCCAAGTTGCTGGGTTACAACCCGGAAAAAGTGCGCAAGTTTGCCTTCAAGTTCCTGCAAACGACGCAGGATGGCTTTGGCGACATCGACGCCGCCCTGGCGCGCGGCGACGTGCACCAGGTGCGCGAACTGGGGCACCGCATCAAATCCTCGGCCCGCACGGTGGGCGCGCTGGGCCTGGCCGAGCTGTGCCACAGCCTGGAAACCCTGCCGCCGGGCGAACCGGCCGAGGAAGCCGAACGGGCGCGGCGCATCGTCACGCGCCTGTGGCCCCTGCTGGAACAGATTACCGAACAAATCATGAACAACACCAGCTTTGCCAATGACGACTAG
- a CDS encoding 2OG-Fe(II) oxygenase produces the protein MKALDWQRIEDELNQYGCAVVPGLLSGEDCAALAALYDDASRFRSRVVMQRHGFGQGEYQYFAYPLPDAVAALRMGLYPRLAAIANRWQASLGLEARFPLAHADFLARCHAAGQARPTPLLLRYREGDYNCLHQDLYGEHVFPLQLAVLLSRPHEDFTGGEFVLTEQRPRMQSRAEVVPLAQGDAVLFPVAQRPVSGTRGNYRVIMRHGVSRLRSGSRHTLGIIFHDAG, from the coding sequence GTGAAGGCGCTCGATTGGCAGCGCATCGAGGACGAGCTGAATCAATATGGCTGCGCCGTCGTGCCTGGCTTGCTGAGCGGGGAGGATTGCGCCGCGCTGGCGGCGCTATATGACGACGCGTCGCGCTTTCGCAGCCGCGTGGTGATGCAGCGCCATGGGTTTGGGCAGGGCGAGTACCAGTATTTCGCCTATCCGCTGCCGGATGCGGTGGCCGCCCTGCGCATGGGCTTGTATCCGCGCCTGGCGGCGATTGCCAACCGCTGGCAGGCCAGCCTGGGCCTGGAGGCGCGCTTTCCATTGGCGCATGCGGATTTCCTCGCGCGCTGCCATGCGGCGGGGCAGGCGCGGCCCACGCCCTTGCTGCTGCGCTATCGCGAAGGCGATTACAACTGCCTGCACCAGGACCTGTATGGCGAACACGTATTTCCGCTGCAGCTGGCCGTGCTGCTGTCGCGCCCGCACGAGGATTTCACGGGCGGCGAGTTCGTGCTGACGGAGCAGCGCCCGCGCATGCAGTCGCGCGCCGAGGTGGTGCCGCTGGCGCAGGGCGACGCCGTGCTCTTTCCCGTGGCGCAGCGCCCCGTGAGCGGCACGCGCGGCAATTACCGCGTCATCATGCGGCACGGCGTGTCGCGCCTGCGTTCGGGCTCGCGCCATACCCTGGGCATCATTTTCCACGATGCGGGCTGA
- a CDS encoding GNAT family N-acetyltransferase: MSEPSRTEVSNTARSLAAALIGDPFYRAVTVACGEDEAARRNMLAAYFALALLEGEQAGRVDLADAAGHGAAIWTTDAPAAVRQAAYAQREQGLRALLGEQGFAHFTAIVANMEHALAPHGLHDAWYLSIAGIHPDAQGRGLGACVLAPGLAAVDAAGAACFLETYNERSLPFYGRLGFDVAARHAEAVTGRDYWLMLRPAAGNPHAA; the protein is encoded by the coding sequence ATGTCCGAGCCATCCCGCACCGAAGTTTCCAATACCGCCCGCAGCCTGGCCGCCGCCCTGATCGGCGACCCGTTTTACCGCGCCGTCACGGTGGCGTGCGGCGAGGACGAGGCGGCGCGGCGGAACATGCTGGCGGCCTACTTCGCGCTGGCGCTGCTTGAAGGCGAACAGGCGGGCCGGGTCGACCTGGCTGATGCGGCGGGCCATGGCGCCGCCATCTGGACGACGGATGCGCCGGCGGCCGTGCGCCAGGCCGCGTATGCGCAGCGCGAGCAAGGCTTGCGCGCGCTGCTGGGAGAGCAGGGCTTCGCCCATTTCACGGCCATCGTGGCAAACATGGAACACGCGCTGGCGCCGCATGGCTTGCACGATGCGTGGTATTTGTCGATCGCCGGCATTCATCCGGACGCGCAAGGCCGCGGGCTGGGCGCCTGCGTGCTGGCGCCTGGCCTGGCGGCCGTCGATGCGGCGGGCGCCGCCTGTTTCCTGGAGACCTACAACGAACGCAGCCTGCCATTCTATGGCCGCCTCGGTTTCGACGTGGCGGCACGCCATGCGGAAGCCGTCACGGGGCGCGATTACTGGCTGATGCTGCGGCCCGCTGCAGGAAACCCGCACGCTGCCTGA
- the ada gene encoding bifunctional DNA-binding transcriptional regulator/O6-methylguanine-DNA methyltransferase Ada produces MEHAYLTDDERWDGVQRRAPDADGVFYYSVRTTGVYCRPSCAARPALRRNVAFHASCAAAEAAGFRPCLRCKPDQPPLAQRQAAVVADICRLIDASDDLPDLDSLARAAGMSRFHFHRVFKAHTGITPKAYAAARRGERLKAGLQGAANVTDTLYAAGFNSSGRFYAATPGLLGMTPGAFRDGGSGAVIRFAIGACSLGAILVASTDKGICAILIDDDPEVLLRDLQDRFPRAELRGAEPEYEQTVARVVGLVEAPGLGLDLPLDVRGTVFQQRVWQALREIPAGSTVSYAELARRIGAPNGARAVAGACAANALAIAIPCHRVVRNDGALSGYRWGVERKQALLEREGER; encoded by the coding sequence ATGGAACACGCTTATCTGACCGACGACGAACGCTGGGACGGCGTGCAGCGGCGCGCGCCTGACGCCGACGGCGTCTTTTATTATTCGGTGCGCACGACGGGCGTGTATTGCCGGCCCTCTTGCGCGGCGCGTCCCGCCTTGCGCCGCAACGTGGCTTTCCACGCCAGCTGTGCCGCGGCGGAAGCGGCCGGCTTTCGCCCCTGCCTGCGCTGCAAGCCCGACCAGCCGCCGCTGGCCCAGCGCCAGGCGGCCGTCGTGGCCGACATCTGCCGCCTGATCGACGCCAGCGACGACTTGCCCGACCTGGACAGCCTTGCCAGGGCCGCCGGCATGAGCCGCTTTCATTTTCACCGCGTCTTCAAGGCGCACACGGGCATCACGCCGAAAGCGTATGCGGCGGCGCGGCGCGGCGAGCGGCTCAAGGCCGGCTTGCAGGGCGCCGCGAACGTCACGGACACTTTATATGCGGCCGGCTTCAATTCCAGCGGGCGCTTCTATGCCGCCACGCCGGGCTTGCTGGGCATGACGCCGGGCGCCTTCCGCGACGGCGGCAGCGGCGCCGTGATCCGCTTTGCCATCGGCGCCTGCTCGCTGGGGGCCATCCTCGTGGCCAGCACGGACAAGGGCATTTGCGCCATCCTCATCGACGACGACCCGGAAGTGCTGCTGCGCGACTTGCAGGACCGCTTTCCCCGCGCCGAGCTGCGCGGTGCCGAGCCCGAGTACGAGCAGACGGTGGCGCGCGTCGTCGGCCTGGTCGAGGCGCCGGGCCTGGGCCTGGACTTGCCGCTCGACGTGCGCGGCACCGTCTTCCAGCAGCGCGTGTGGCAAGCCTTGCGCGAGATTCCCGCCGGCAGCACCGTCAGCTATGCCGAACTGGCCCGCCGCATCGGCGCGCCGAACGGGGCGCGCGCCGTGGCGGGCGCCTGCGCCGCGAATGCGCTGGCCATCGCCATCCCCTGCCATCGCGTGGTGCGCAACGATGGCGCCCTGTCCGGTTACCGCTGGGGCGTGGAGCGCAAGCAGGCGCTGCTGGAACGCGAGGGCGAACGGTGA
- a CDS encoding amidohydrolase, producing MPNPHLRRTLTVLACLGALGQAHADTVIDNANGYTLDANGKVIRFTALAFDDAGKLLAVGSAADVKRKAAKGATHVDVQGKTVLPGLIDAHGHVFGLGTIASGVMLYGSPSLPAAVQAVGDFARAHPERGWVVGNGWNQEIWKLGRFPTAAELDAAESARPVWLRRVDGHAGWANSRALALAGITRDTPDPAGGKIERDADGHATGVLVDNAMDLMDAVLPRPGDVENRAALDGALAQLSQVGLTSVHDAGIGRMQDRLFRDYADQGKLTVRVYGMIADTTDDFDALAKNGPLNSYARDMYALRAVKLLSDGALGSRGAALLAPYSDDPSTRGLLFYPDAVMRAKMEKAMRAGYQVNVHAIGDAGNHQILDGYQALIGQYRSAGLRHRMEHAQVVQLSDIPRFKSLGIVPSMQPTHATSDQNMAEQRVGHERIKGAYAWRTFLQQGSRIACGSDFPIESPNPFEGIHAAVTRQNSEGFPAGGWYPQQAMTVTQALRCFTLDAAWAAHQEKVIGTLERGKWADFIVVDQDLFKVAPGAIGKTQVLQTWVAGRRVFEKK from the coding sequence ATGCCGAACCCGCACTTGCGCCGCACCCTGACCGTACTCGCCTGCCTGGGCGCCCTGGGCCAGGCCCACGCCGACACGGTGATCGACAATGCCAACGGCTACACGCTCGACGCAAACGGCAAGGTGATCCGTTTCACGGCGCTGGCGTTTGACGACGCGGGCAAGCTGCTTGCCGTCGGCAGCGCGGCCGATGTGAAACGCAAGGCGGCCAAGGGCGCCACGCATGTCGACGTGCAGGGCAAGACGGTGCTGCCGGGCCTGATCGACGCGCACGGCCACGTCTTCGGCCTGGGCACGATCGCCAGCGGCGTGATGCTGTACGGTTCCCCGTCGCTGCCGGCCGCCGTGCAGGCCGTGGGCGACTTCGCGCGCGCGCATCCGGAGCGCGGCTGGGTCGTCGGCAATGGCTGGAACCAGGAAATCTGGAAGCTGGGGCGCTTTCCCACGGCAGCGGAACTCGATGCGGCGGAAAGCGCGCGCCCCGTGTGGCTGCGCCGGGTCGACGGCCACGCGGGCTGGGCCAACAGCCGCGCGCTGGCGCTGGCCGGCATCACGCGCGATACGCCCGACCCGGCCGGCGGCAAGATCGAGCGCGACGCGGACGGCCATGCCACGGGTGTGCTGGTCGATAACGCCATGGACTTGATGGATGCCGTGCTGCCCAGGCCAGGCGACGTGGAAAACCGCGCCGCCCTCGATGGCGCGCTGGCGCAGCTGTCGCAGGTGGGCCTGACCAGCGTGCACGACGCGGGCATCGGCCGGATGCAGGACCGGCTGTTCCGCGACTATGCGGATCAGGGCAAGCTGACGGTGCGCGTGTACGGCATGATTGCCGACACGACGGACGACTTCGACGCGCTGGCGAAAAACGGTCCGCTGAACAGCTACGCGCGCGATATGTACGCCTTGCGCGCCGTCAAGCTGCTGTCCGACGGCGCCCTGGGCAGCCGCGGCGCGGCCCTGCTGGCGCCGTACAGCGACGATCCGTCTACCCGTGGCCTGCTGTTCTACCCGGACGCCGTCATGCGCGCGAAGATGGAAAAAGCCATGCGCGCCGGCTACCAGGTGAATGTGCACGCCATCGGCGACGCGGGCAACCATCAAATCCTCGATGGCTACCAGGCCCTGATCGGACAATACCGCAGCGCGGGCCTGCGCCACCGCATGGAGCATGCGCAGGTGGTGCAATTGAGCGATATCCCCCGCTTCAAGAGCCTGGGCATCGTGCCGTCGATGCAGCCGACGCATGCCACCTCGGACCAGAACATGGCGGAGCAGCGCGTGGGCCACGAGCGCATCAAGGGCGCGTATGCGTGGCGCACCTTCCTCCAGCAGGGTTCGCGCATCGCCTGCGGCTCGGACTTCCCCATCGAGTCGCCGAACCCGTTCGAGGGCATCCACGCGGCCGTCACGCGGCAGAACAGCGAAGGCTTTCCGGCCGGCGGCTGGTATCCGCAGCAGGCGATGACGGTGACGCAGGCGCTGCGCTGCTTCACGCTCGACGCGGCCTGGGCGGCGCACCAGGAGAAAGTCATCGGCACGCTGGAACGGGGCAAATGGGCCGACTTCATCGTCGTCGACCAGGACCTGTTCAAGGTGGCGCCTGGCGCCATCGGCAAGACGCAGGTGCTGCAGACGTGGGTGGCGGGCAGGCGCGTATTCGAGAAAAAATAG
- a CDS encoding mechanosensitive ion channel family protein — protein sequence MSAFFRLLCLLTIFLLPAAHAQEAAPSLVAEAASVMAPAPAVAVRTAPLMFANRKVFVFRAALAGYPPEERATGAQRRLDGVLAKNGPLKTSTRMIPEGTQVLLDGVQLFVVVPGDVNQLAGDTTESVAKTAAEELSKAVLDYQEQNSWRYLAIAAAVCAAATLVFWLVWMGLTRLYRWAKRRSGILLASRLRDVRLKNVRVLDAEHYIAFAYQLLSAVLWGLRLMATYLWAAFVLGRLPYTRSWGESLSGYLFDVAADVFHAIIGALPGLVLVCVIFAIARLIAATAASLFKRVESGELQIGWLDKDTALPTRRIASVVIWLFALAMAYPYLPGSHTAAFQGLSVLVGLMVSIGASSIVGQGASGLILMYTRALRKGEYVRVGDSEGTVVDVGMFETRLRTGLGEEVALPNAWVMSQTTKNYSRAQPGGGFVLDSTVTIGYATPWRQVHAMLELAASRTTELSATPKPYVMQLALQDYYVQYRLVAYASAEVPRQRAEVLNQLHQNIIDVFNEFDVQITSPHYIDDPKESHVVPPEQWFRAPAQKPQDGAK from the coding sequence ATGTCCGCGTTTTTCCGCCTGCTGTGCCTATTGACGATCTTCCTCTTGCCTGCGGCCCATGCGCAGGAGGCTGCGCCATCCCTCGTCGCGGAGGCCGCCTCTGTCATGGCGCCAGCGCCTGCCGTGGCGGTCAGGACGGCGCCGCTGATGTTTGCCAACCGCAAGGTATTCGTCTTCCGCGCCGCGCTGGCCGGCTATCCGCCGGAAGAGCGGGCCACGGGCGCGCAGCGCCGCCTCGACGGCGTGCTGGCGAAGAACGGCCCCTTGAAGACGAGCACGCGCATGATTCCCGAAGGCACGCAGGTGCTGCTCGACGGCGTGCAGCTGTTTGTCGTCGTGCCCGGCGACGTCAACCAGCTGGCCGGCGACACGACGGAAAGCGTGGCGAAAACGGCGGCCGAGGAGTTGAGCAAGGCCGTGCTCGATTACCAGGAGCAGAACAGCTGGCGCTACCTGGCCATCGCCGCCGCCGTGTGCGCGGCCGCCACCCTCGTATTCTGGCTGGTGTGGATGGGCCTGACGCGCCTGTACCGCTGGGCCAAGCGCCGCAGCGGCATCCTGCTGGCCTCGCGCCTGCGCGACGTGCGCCTGAAAAACGTGCGCGTGCTCGATGCCGAGCATTACATCGCCTTTGCCTACCAGCTGCTCAGCGCCGTGCTGTGGGGCTTGCGCCTGATGGCCACGTACCTGTGGGCCGCCTTCGTGCTGGGCCGCCTGCCCTACACGCGCTCGTGGGGCGAAAGCCTGAGCGGCTACCTGTTCGACGTGGCGGCCGACGTCTTCCATGCCATCATCGGCGCCCTGCCGGGGCTGGTGCTGGTGTGCGTGATCTTCGCCATCGCGCGCCTGATCGCCGCCACGGCCGCTTCGCTGTTCAAGCGCGTGGAAAGCGGGGAACTGCAGATCGGCTGGCTCGACAAGGACACGGCCCTGCCCACGCGCCGCATCGCCAGCGTGGTGATCTGGCTGTTCGCGCTGGCCATGGCCTACCCCTACCTGCCCGGTTCGCACACGGCCGCCTTCCAGGGCCTGTCCGTGCTGGTGGGCCTGATGGTCTCGATCGGCGCGTCGAGCATCGTCGGGCAGGGGGCCAGCGGCCTGATCCTGATGTACACGCGGGCCTTGCGCAAGGGCGAATATGTGCGCGTGGGCGACAGCGAAGGCACGGTGGTCGACGTCGGCATGTTCGAGACGCGCTTGCGCACGGGCCTGGGCGAGGAAGTGGCCTTGCCGAACGCGTGGGTGATGTCGCAGACGACGAAGAACTATTCGCGCGCCCAGCCCGGCGGCGGCTTCGTGCTCGACTCCACCGTCACCATCGGCTACGCCACGCCATGGCGCCAGGTGCACGCCATGCTGGAGCTGGCCGCCTCGCGCACGACAGAGCTGTCCGCCACGCCGAAACCGTATGTGATGCAGCTGGCCCTGCAAGATTATTATGTGCAATATCGCCTGGTGGCCTACGCCAGCGCGGAAGTCCCGCGCCAGCGGGCCGAAGTGCTGAACCAGCTGCACCAGAACATCATCGACGTCTTCAACGAATTCGACGTGCAGATCACCTCGCCGCACTACATCGATGACCCGAAAGAGTCGCATGTGGTGCCGCCGGAGCAGTGGTTCAGGGCGCCGGCGCAAAAGCCGCAGGACGGGGCGAAGTAA